A part of Pelecanus crispus isolate bPelCri1 chromosome 22, bPelCri1.pri, whole genome shotgun sequence genomic DNA contains:
- the LOC104038427 gene encoding LOW QUALITY PROTEIN: translocon-associated protein subunit beta-like (The sequence of the model RefSeq protein was modified relative to this genomic sequence to represent the inferred CDS: substituted 1 base at 1 genomic stop codon) has protein sequence MKLLILAVFALFYVAHCEEGARLLAFKSLLNGYAVGDWTLWDIICTAGSSAALNTELSDHSLPSEDFGVVCGMFNVKWLQIAQASNVPHTVIPRPLEAGYFNFTSAAITYLAREGGQAMVGFVSAPGRGXILAQHEFDRRFSPRFLDRAAFGMMTLPSIEMLLLWDLSKRKYDTPESKKKRAKPNATSTPELGREQTSTRPDLRVRLDQQQPTTALPGLRFGPSPRWWRCLAFSLKKKKKNTEKPTAGPPRLHTQCRASEQLALSQISTGAAHTRPR, from the exons ATGAAGCTCCTGATTCTCGCTGTGTTTGCCCTGTTCTACGTGGCCCACTGTGAGGAAGGGGCCAGGCTCCTGGCCTTCAAATCGCTATTAAACGGATACGCTGTGGGGGACTGGACTCTGTGGGACATCATCTGCACCGCTGGCTCCAG TGCTGCCTTAAATACGGAGCTGTCGGATCATTCTTTACCCTCGGAGGATTTTGGCGTTGTCTGCGGGATGTTCAATGTCAAATGGCTCCAGATTGCTCA AGCGAGTAACGTCCCCCACACTGTGATTCCGCGGCCTCTTGAAGCCGGTTACTTCAACTTCACCTCTGCTGCCATCACGTACCTGGCACGGGAGGGCGGACAGGCGATG GTTGGTTTCGTGAGTGCTCCTGGGCGGGGATGAATCCTGGCTCAGCACGAGTTTGACAGGAGGTTCTCGCCTCGCTTT ctggaCCGGGCAGCTTTTGGCATGATGACCCTGCCCTCCATcgagatgctgctgctgtgggactTGAGCAAGAGAAAATACGACACCCCCGAGAGCAAAAAGAAGCGAGCAAAGCCAAatgccaccagcaccccagAGCTCGGGAGAGAGCAAACATCAACCCGCCCAGACCTGCGGGTGCGTTTGGATCAGCAACAGCCTACGACAGCACTGCCTGGGCTACGCTTCGGCCCGTCACCTCGCTGGTGGCGGTGTCTTGCCttctcccttaaaaaaaagaagaaaaacactgaaaagcccACAGCCGGACCCCCTCGTCTGCATACTCAGTGCAGAGCATCAGAACAACTTGCTCTGTCGCAGATAAGCACCGGCGCAGCTCACACGCGACCGCGTTAA